In the Larimichthys crocea isolate SSNF chromosome XXI, L_crocea_2.0, whole genome shotgun sequence genome, one interval contains:
- the alpk3a gene encoding titin homolog isoform X1 → MTSRRPMTRSFSGNGRTSSFSDEESSSSNGRPESSRNTYLSNVRPENSYSRYSHYRPTRSTLCSVMAQLTEDIQPCFETTLKSKAVSENCNVKFSCVVTGYPAPELKWYKDDMEMDRYCGLPKYEIHRHGKIHTLHIYNCTLDDAAIYQVSASNSKGIVSCSGVLEVGTMNEFKIHQRFFAKLKQKAEKKKLELEMQTKKEDKETNQNEKPQVSPEPPPRKRHIPPPEESPVVKEPQAVEQLGAAESNGVSSEVNDMSLEIPKDSDLSSLSKKKIKISNGVDAGVNSSTGKSNMMGNGGENCYDGGISLAQFLAETLQSQDAEEKQSSPRGEKPKEMDIPVVSASIEKEREKEREQEAMRKEREEQERAIKEEYEREKRREEQLAIEREKEYERMSRTAPHTKHGSEVKHHSKAHKDHEHHHIQASISSMLHSVKDFLFGKTKKDSHDHAEKEREFDHLLASAQPPQPETPPSFRLQQEHNQNYKPLTEEVVPMEMDKPKEPSKTMDIKQQSVSLQHKHEDDALHTDLPPVHKLPPESVEEFTGQSVKVADDAVEAMEVSVGSQSSRPDEERLLSGLRVLTEAESQVVSVIAEVPERQQEPECLVVSAQLSHQAARDESSPREDISVLSQTQAPYEEKSSPTPTLTSLEETWTPPSTIISASDSHSLGEAPTEKLREEEISVDKITKDGENDTAEGRTYNKLCEEEKAEVKLNQQPHSDINRSEITELTTSSLEERIEPRESKTPDQVLLPLPSVAADSLERDHEKEETEHTLLIQEMNVGFPPTATPESIEEGDLKIPQECTSSIVDKLTEVYNPSVMQSPNLGLRSSEERSELKEVLIYDLEKDLEVNNIKAQEPAVLGGESTEAKNESLPFEVVTEKWNQITENEFDESKSLSVTQNKEFNTNVSEEHSNVLQQDGTERKQGWPSEHIPLIQISAIEDSPDIKPAVRDLNELFVIPKIEIMESELKESTLPLTILATNKQESEPVILQKHDASHVSAVIIQEQSMDDSPSLLPTQKGMQSDYAFSPTEKVKEVAQLDDKTEMFEQTHNESSKQLPQTDFVTIPVISVSCTDDKEDINTNVADTPQAFDTPTVPLFVVPPVSVTCHESDSPLRLYTQSETTETETSAVMQRGTKHDADNNMTIKHERTQNRKQNQEEVSENISMKENTPSILYEALIPKVGDNGPSFNKTTEDIVPEILKIKPLKDAKVENSLSSEDLQRNRSVERLCSKPPTHPSLSPASLRRFMSKAAPDSDNDAVTTVPVITVGDKADEDLSGGSTPTSSLSCESSPRLKRRDSLSLIRSATPEELASGARRKIFIPKPKEDVEGAVVSTLDTQSKKETPYLSPSQARRAALLQAPTGQNTPPMERRSPLLSRRKVTLEVPKVVEETPTEEPVSTKQEEKPAEKKLDPLKAPQVIRKIRGEPFPDASGHLKLWCQFFNVLSDSTIKWYRDEEEILEVKRSGGDESQVALAIVLASSQDCGVYGCSINNEYGTDTTDYLLSADILSEILLRDDLEVGEEIEMTPLLFTKGLADTGNWGENYFGRIMTEAANIGEGRAHKASRVKVIYGLDPVFESGSTCIIKIQNPIAYGTKQESNLAERNQEITKQECKVQNVIREYCKIFAAEARVNENFGYSLEVIPRYLMYRPANSVPYATVEVDLEGVFVKYCTMDPKGKLITQTVSEVEQKCSTFQHWIHQWTHGNLLVTGLEGVESKITNVRVVTKSKGYQGLTEHGSPEVFEQFLTHHQCNYYCGLLGLHPLKTMDSLQQPKIKGSRSPLLNRKLGSGSPQLQKKGQSPQILRKSNSSPKVTRKVQETEDSKNGAKPKTAETADVLEIR, encoded by the exons ATGACTTCCAGAAGGCCAATGACTCGCTCTTTTTCTGGCAATGGGAGGACAAGCAGTTTCAGTGATGAGGAGAGCAGCTCTTCCAATGGCCGTCCAGAATCAAGCCGCAATACTTACCTCTCGAATGTTAGGCCTGAAAACAG CTATTCAAGGTATTCTCACTACAGACCAACGAG GAGCACCTTGTGCAGTGTCATGGCTCAGCTGACCGAGGACATACAGCCTTGCTTTGAAACCACCTTAAAATCCAAGGCAGTGTCAGAAAACTGTAATGTGAAGTTCTCCTGTGTGGTAACAG GTTACCCAGCTCCAGAACTGAAATGGTATAAAGATGATATGGAAATGGACCGATattgtggacttccaaaatatgAAATTCATCGTCACGGAAAAATACACACCCTCCATATTTACAA ctgcacATTGGATGATGCAGCCATCTATCAGGTCTCAGCAAGTAACAGCAAAGGCATTGTCTCCTGCTCGGGAGTTCTGGAGGTTGGCACCATGAACGAGTTCAAGATCCACCAGAGGTTCTTTGCTAAGCTGAAGCaaaaagcagagaagaaaaagcttGAATTGGAGATGCAGACCAAGAAAGAGGATAAAGAAACCAATCAGAACGAGAAACCACAGGTGAGCCCAGAACCACCTCCAAGGAAGCGACACATCCCACCACCAGAGGAGAGTCCAGTGGTCAAGGAGCCTCAGGCTGTGGAACAACTGGGAGCTGCAGAATCTAATGGAGTTAGCTCTGAAGTCAACGACATGTCCCTTGAGATACCCAAAGACAGTGACCTTTCTTCCTtgtccaaaaagaaaataaaaatctcaaaTGGTGTGGATGCTGGGGTTAACAGCAGCACTGGCAAAAGCAATATGATGGGGAATGGAGGTGAAAACTGTTATGATGGAGGAATCAGTTTGGCACAATTTTTGGCAGAGACTCTCCAGTCCCAGGATgctgaggaaaaacagagcTCACCTCGAGGGGAGAAACCTAAAGAGATGGATATACCTGTTGTAAGTGCAAGTATAGAGAAAGAACGAGAGAAAGAACGAGAGCAAGAGGCGATgcgaaaagaaagagaagaacaagaaagagCAATAAAGGAAgagtatgagagagagaaaaggagagaagaacaATTGgccatagagagagagaaagaatatgAAAGGATGTCGCGTACAGCACCCCACACAAAACATGGTTCCGAGGTAAAACATCACAGCAAGGCTCATAAGGATCATGAGCACCACCACATCCAAGCTTCCATCTCCTCTATGCTCCACTCAGTCAAAGACTTCCTCTTTGGTAAGACTAAGAAAGACTCTCATGATCACGCTGAGAAGGAAAGAGAGTTTGACCACTTGCTCGCTTCAGCACAGCCTCCTCAACCAGAAACACCACCATCATTTCGGCTGCAACAGGAGCATAATCAAAACTACAAGCCTCTCACAGAGGAAGTTGTGCCGATGGAAATGGATAAACCAAAGGAGCCGTCGAAAACTATGGATATAAAACAACAGTCAGTGTCACTACAACATAAGCATGAAGACGATGCTCTACACACAGACCTGCCACCAGTTCATAAATTACCACCTGAGAGCGTGGAGGAGTTCACAGGGCAGAGTGTCAAGGTGGCTGATGATGCTGTGGAGGCCATGGAGGTGTCTGTTGGGTCACAAAGCAGCAGGCCAGATGAAGAAAGATTGTTGTCCGGCCTTCGAGTTCTCACTGAG GCAGAATCTCAGGTAGTCTCTGTTATCGCAGAGGTTCCTGAACGCCAGCAAGAACCAGAGTGTCTGGTAGTTTCGGCACAGCTCAGTCACCAGGCTGCAAGAGATGAGTCTTCACCCAGAGAAGATATATCTGTCTTGTCACAGACCCAAGCCCCTTATGAAGAAAAGTCCTCTCCCACACCCACCCTCACTAGTTTGGAAGAAACCTGGACTCCCCCCAGCACTATTATCTCAGCGTCAGATAGCCACAGCCTTGGAGAAGCACCCACTGAAAAGTTGCGAGAAGAGGAGATAAGTGTTGATAAGATAACCAAAGATGGTGAAAATGACACAGCGGAGGGCCGAACTTATAACAAGTTATGTGAGGAAGAGAAAGCTGAAGTGAAATTAAACCAACAGCCGCACTCAGATATAAACAGATCTGAGATTACCGAATTAACAACATCTTCGCTGGAAGAGAGAATAGAGCCACGTGAATCTAAAACACCAGATCAGGTGCTTTTACCTTTGCCTAGTGTGGCAGCAGACAGTCTAGAGAGAGatcatgaaaaagaagaaacagaacatACTTTACTGATTCAGGAAATGAATGTAGGATTTCCGCCCACTGCCACCCCAGAGAGTATAGAGGAGGGTGACCTAAAAATACCGCAAGAATGCACCTCTTCTATAGTAGACAAACTCACAGAAGTTTACAATCCCAGTGTCATGCAGAGTCCAAACTTAGGTTTAAGAAGCAGTGAAGAGAGAAGTGAATTGAAAGAGGTATTGATTTATGATTTAGAGAAAGATTTGGAAGTTAACAATATAAAAGCACAAGAGCCAGCAGTTTTAGGAGGTGAAAGCACTGAAGCAAAGAATGAAAGTTTACCGTTTGAAGTGGTGACAGAAAAGTGGAATCAAATCACTGAAAATGAGTTTGATGAATCAAAGAGTCTTTCAGTAACGCAAAACAAAGAATTTAATACTAATGTTTCGGAGGAGCACAGTAATGTTTTACAGCAAGATGgcactgaaagaaaacagggtTGGCCCTCAGAACATATTCCACTAATCCAAATATCTGCTATTGAAGACTCCCCAGATATTAAACCAGCTGTGAGAGACCTAAATGAACTTTTTGTAATCCCAAAAATTGAAATAATGGAGTCTGAGCTCAAAGAATCCACTCTACCACTAACTATTTTGGCAACAAACAAGCAAGAATCTGAGCCTGTGATTTTGCAAAAACATGACGCAAGTCATGTGTCAGCAGTAATAATTCAAGAGCAGAGCATGGATGATTCTCCAAGTTTGTTACCCACGCAGAAAGGTATGCAGAGTGATTATGCCTTCTCGCCTACGGAGAAAGTAAAGGAAGTTGCGCAATTAGATGACAAGACAGAAATGTTTGAGCAGACACACAATGAAAGCAGTAAACAGCTCCCTCAGACGGATTTTGTAACAATTCCTGTTATAAGTGTTTCATGTACTGATGACAAGGAGGATATAAACACTAATGTCGCAGATACACCACAAGCATTTGACACTCCAACTGTGCCTCTTTTTGTGGTGCCACCGGTCTCTGTTACTTGTCACGAAAGTGATTCTCCACTGAGATTGTACACTCAAAGTgagacaacagaaacagaaacttcaGCTGTCATGCAAAGGGGAACAAAGCATGACGCTGACAATAATATGACCATTAAGCACGAAAGAACTCAAAATAGGAAACAGAACCAAGAAGAAGTGTCAGAAAATATaagtatgaaagaaaacacCCCCTCTATACTATATGAAGCTCTAATACCAAAGGTTGGTGACAATGGACCATcattcaataaaacaacagaagacattGTCCCTGAAATTTTGAAGATAAAACCCCTCAAAGACGCCAAGGTAGAGAATTCTTTGTCTTCTGAGGACCTTCAAAGAAACAGATCTGTTGAGAGACTCTGCTCCAAACCCCCAACACACCCATCCCTGAGTCCAGCCAGTCTCCGCAGATTCATGTCCAAAGCTGCTCCAGATTCAGACAATGATGCTGTGACGACTGTCCCTGTAATCACTGTGGGTGATAAAGCAGACGAAGATCTGAGTGGAGGCTCAACACCAACATCATCCCTCTCCTGTGAAAGCAGTCCTCGGCTGAAACGCAGAGACAGTCTGTCACTTATACGCTCTGCCACGCCTGAGGAGTTGGCCTCCGGAGCTCGTCGAAAAATCTTCATCCCAAAACCTAAAGAAGATGTAGAGGGAGCAGTGGTTAGTACGCTAGACACTCAAAGCAAGAAGGAGACCCCCTACTTGTCACCCAGCCAGGCTCGCAGAGCAGCACTACTTCAAGCTCCCACGGGACAAAATACCCCACCGATGGAGAGGCGCTCACCGCTGCTAAGCCGCAGAAAGGTCACTTTGGAGGTGCCAAAAGTTGTGGAGGAGACTCCCACAGAAGAGCCAGTCAGCACAAAGCAAGAGGAGAAACCAGCTGAAAAGAAGCTAGACCCTTTGAAAG CTCCACAGGTCATCCGTAAGATCAGAGGAGAGCCATTCCCAGATGCCTCTGGACACCTGAAGCTATGGTGCCAGTTCTTCAACGTTCTAAGTGACTCCACCATTAAGTGGTATAGAGATGAGGAGGAAATTCTAGAGGTGAAGAGAAG TGGAGGAGATGAAAGCCAAGTAGCCCTGGCTATTGTTCTAGCATCCAGCCAAGACTGTGGAGTATATGGCTGTTCAATCAATAATGAATATGGGACTGACACTACTGACTACCTGCTCAGCGCTGACA TTCTGTCTGAGATTCTGCTAAGAGATGATTTGGAag tTGGAGAGGAGATTGAGATGACCCCACTGCTGTTCACCAAGGGCCTGGCTGACACTGGCAACTGGGGTGAAAATTATTTTGGTCGCATCATGACAGAGGCGGCGAACATCGGGGAGGGTCGTGCTCACAAAGCCAGCAGAGTGAAGGTCATTTATGGCTTGGATCCAGTCTTTGAGTCTGGAAGCACCTGCATCATCAAAATTCAAAACCCCATAGCCTACGGGACCAAACAGGAGAGCAACCTTGCAGAGAGAAATCAAGAGATCACTAAGCAA GAATGCAAAGTCCAAAACGTGATTCGAGAATACTGTAAAATCTTTGCCGCTGAAGCAAGAGTTAATGAGAACTTTGGCTATTCACTAGA AGTGATCCCTCGGTATCTGATGTACCGCCCTGCAAACTCAGTGCCATACGCTACAGTGGAGGTTGATCTCGAGGGTGTCTTCGTCAAGTATTGTACGATGGATCCTAAAGGCAAGCTGATAACGCAAACAGTTTCTGAGGTGGAGCAGAAATGCAGCACCTTCCAGCACTGGATCCATCAGTGGACGCACGGCAACCTGTTGGTCACTGGGCTGGAGG GTGTTGAATCGAAGATTACAAATGTTAGAGTTGTGACCAAGTCAAAAGG ATACCAAGGACTAACGGAGCATGGCTCCCCTGAAGTATTCGAACAGTTCCTGACACACCATCAGTGCAACTACTACTGTGGACTTCTTGGTCTACACCCACTTAAGACTATGGATAGTCTGCAGCAGCCCAAGATAAAGGGTTCCAGGAGCCCCCTGCTCAACCGCAAGTTGGGCTCTGGCAGCccacagctgcagaaaaaaggacaaagccCTCAGATCTTAAGAAAGTCAAATTCTAGCCCAAAGGTGACTAGAAAAGTTCAAGAGACAGAGGACAGTAAAAATGGTGCCAAACCCAAGACAGCAGAAACTGCTGATGTTCTAGAAATTAGGTAG
- the alpk3a gene encoding titin homolog isoform X2, whose translation MTSRRPMTRSFSGNGRTSSFSDEESSSSNGRPESSRNTYLSNVRPENRSTLCSVMAQLTEDIQPCFETTLKSKAVSENCNVKFSCVVTGYPAPELKWYKDDMEMDRYCGLPKYEIHRHGKIHTLHIYNCTLDDAAIYQVSASNSKGIVSCSGVLEVGTMNEFKIHQRFFAKLKQKAEKKKLELEMQTKKEDKETNQNEKPQVSPEPPPRKRHIPPPEESPVVKEPQAVEQLGAAESNGVSSEVNDMSLEIPKDSDLSSLSKKKIKISNGVDAGVNSSTGKSNMMGNGGENCYDGGISLAQFLAETLQSQDAEEKQSSPRGEKPKEMDIPVVSASIEKEREKEREQEAMRKEREEQERAIKEEYEREKRREEQLAIEREKEYERMSRTAPHTKHGSEVKHHSKAHKDHEHHHIQASISSMLHSVKDFLFGKTKKDSHDHAEKEREFDHLLASAQPPQPETPPSFRLQQEHNQNYKPLTEEVVPMEMDKPKEPSKTMDIKQQSVSLQHKHEDDALHTDLPPVHKLPPESVEEFTGQSVKVADDAVEAMEVSVGSQSSRPDEERLLSGLRVLTEAESQVVSVIAEVPERQQEPECLVVSAQLSHQAARDESSPREDISVLSQTQAPYEEKSSPTPTLTSLEETWTPPSTIISASDSHSLGEAPTEKLREEEISVDKITKDGENDTAEGRTYNKLCEEEKAEVKLNQQPHSDINRSEITELTTSSLEERIEPRESKTPDQVLLPLPSVAADSLERDHEKEETEHTLLIQEMNVGFPPTATPESIEEGDLKIPQECTSSIVDKLTEVYNPSVMQSPNLGLRSSEERSELKEVLIYDLEKDLEVNNIKAQEPAVLGGESTEAKNESLPFEVVTEKWNQITENEFDESKSLSVTQNKEFNTNVSEEHSNVLQQDGTERKQGWPSEHIPLIQISAIEDSPDIKPAVRDLNELFVIPKIEIMESELKESTLPLTILATNKQESEPVILQKHDASHVSAVIIQEQSMDDSPSLLPTQKGMQSDYAFSPTEKVKEVAQLDDKTEMFEQTHNESSKQLPQTDFVTIPVISVSCTDDKEDINTNVADTPQAFDTPTVPLFVVPPVSVTCHESDSPLRLYTQSETTETETSAVMQRGTKHDADNNMTIKHERTQNRKQNQEEVSENISMKENTPSILYEALIPKVGDNGPSFNKTTEDIVPEILKIKPLKDAKVENSLSSEDLQRNRSVERLCSKPPTHPSLSPASLRRFMSKAAPDSDNDAVTTVPVITVGDKADEDLSGGSTPTSSLSCESSPRLKRRDSLSLIRSATPEELASGARRKIFIPKPKEDVEGAVVSTLDTQSKKETPYLSPSQARRAALLQAPTGQNTPPMERRSPLLSRRKVTLEVPKVVEETPTEEPVSTKQEEKPAEKKLDPLKAPQVIRKIRGEPFPDASGHLKLWCQFFNVLSDSTIKWYRDEEEILEVKRSGGDESQVALAIVLASSQDCGVYGCSINNEYGTDTTDYLLSADILSEILLRDDLEVGEEIEMTPLLFTKGLADTGNWGENYFGRIMTEAANIGEGRAHKASRVKVIYGLDPVFESGSTCIIKIQNPIAYGTKQESNLAERNQEITKQECKVQNVIREYCKIFAAEARVNENFGYSLEVIPRYLMYRPANSVPYATVEVDLEGVFVKYCTMDPKGKLITQTVSEVEQKCSTFQHWIHQWTHGNLLVTGLEGVESKITNVRVVTKSKGYQGLTEHGSPEVFEQFLTHHQCNYYCGLLGLHPLKTMDSLQQPKIKGSRSPLLNRKLGSGSPQLQKKGQSPQILRKSNSSPKVTRKVQETEDSKNGAKPKTAETADVLEIR comes from the exons ATGACTTCCAGAAGGCCAATGACTCGCTCTTTTTCTGGCAATGGGAGGACAAGCAGTTTCAGTGATGAGGAGAGCAGCTCTTCCAATGGCCGTCCAGAATCAAGCCGCAATACTTACCTCTCGAATGTTAGGCCTGAAAACAG GAGCACCTTGTGCAGTGTCATGGCTCAGCTGACCGAGGACATACAGCCTTGCTTTGAAACCACCTTAAAATCCAAGGCAGTGTCAGAAAACTGTAATGTGAAGTTCTCCTGTGTGGTAACAG GTTACCCAGCTCCAGAACTGAAATGGTATAAAGATGATATGGAAATGGACCGATattgtggacttccaaaatatgAAATTCATCGTCACGGAAAAATACACACCCTCCATATTTACAA ctgcacATTGGATGATGCAGCCATCTATCAGGTCTCAGCAAGTAACAGCAAAGGCATTGTCTCCTGCTCGGGAGTTCTGGAGGTTGGCACCATGAACGAGTTCAAGATCCACCAGAGGTTCTTTGCTAAGCTGAAGCaaaaagcagagaagaaaaagcttGAATTGGAGATGCAGACCAAGAAAGAGGATAAAGAAACCAATCAGAACGAGAAACCACAGGTGAGCCCAGAACCACCTCCAAGGAAGCGACACATCCCACCACCAGAGGAGAGTCCAGTGGTCAAGGAGCCTCAGGCTGTGGAACAACTGGGAGCTGCAGAATCTAATGGAGTTAGCTCTGAAGTCAACGACATGTCCCTTGAGATACCCAAAGACAGTGACCTTTCTTCCTtgtccaaaaagaaaataaaaatctcaaaTGGTGTGGATGCTGGGGTTAACAGCAGCACTGGCAAAAGCAATATGATGGGGAATGGAGGTGAAAACTGTTATGATGGAGGAATCAGTTTGGCACAATTTTTGGCAGAGACTCTCCAGTCCCAGGATgctgaggaaaaacagagcTCACCTCGAGGGGAGAAACCTAAAGAGATGGATATACCTGTTGTAAGTGCAAGTATAGAGAAAGAACGAGAGAAAGAACGAGAGCAAGAGGCGATgcgaaaagaaagagaagaacaagaaagagCAATAAAGGAAgagtatgagagagagaaaaggagagaagaacaATTGgccatagagagagagaaagaatatgAAAGGATGTCGCGTACAGCACCCCACACAAAACATGGTTCCGAGGTAAAACATCACAGCAAGGCTCATAAGGATCATGAGCACCACCACATCCAAGCTTCCATCTCCTCTATGCTCCACTCAGTCAAAGACTTCCTCTTTGGTAAGACTAAGAAAGACTCTCATGATCACGCTGAGAAGGAAAGAGAGTTTGACCACTTGCTCGCTTCAGCACAGCCTCCTCAACCAGAAACACCACCATCATTTCGGCTGCAACAGGAGCATAATCAAAACTACAAGCCTCTCACAGAGGAAGTTGTGCCGATGGAAATGGATAAACCAAAGGAGCCGTCGAAAACTATGGATATAAAACAACAGTCAGTGTCACTACAACATAAGCATGAAGACGATGCTCTACACACAGACCTGCCACCAGTTCATAAATTACCACCTGAGAGCGTGGAGGAGTTCACAGGGCAGAGTGTCAAGGTGGCTGATGATGCTGTGGAGGCCATGGAGGTGTCTGTTGGGTCACAAAGCAGCAGGCCAGATGAAGAAAGATTGTTGTCCGGCCTTCGAGTTCTCACTGAG GCAGAATCTCAGGTAGTCTCTGTTATCGCAGAGGTTCCTGAACGCCAGCAAGAACCAGAGTGTCTGGTAGTTTCGGCACAGCTCAGTCACCAGGCTGCAAGAGATGAGTCTTCACCCAGAGAAGATATATCTGTCTTGTCACAGACCCAAGCCCCTTATGAAGAAAAGTCCTCTCCCACACCCACCCTCACTAGTTTGGAAGAAACCTGGACTCCCCCCAGCACTATTATCTCAGCGTCAGATAGCCACAGCCTTGGAGAAGCACCCACTGAAAAGTTGCGAGAAGAGGAGATAAGTGTTGATAAGATAACCAAAGATGGTGAAAATGACACAGCGGAGGGCCGAACTTATAACAAGTTATGTGAGGAAGAGAAAGCTGAAGTGAAATTAAACCAACAGCCGCACTCAGATATAAACAGATCTGAGATTACCGAATTAACAACATCTTCGCTGGAAGAGAGAATAGAGCCACGTGAATCTAAAACACCAGATCAGGTGCTTTTACCTTTGCCTAGTGTGGCAGCAGACAGTCTAGAGAGAGatcatgaaaaagaagaaacagaacatACTTTACTGATTCAGGAAATGAATGTAGGATTTCCGCCCACTGCCACCCCAGAGAGTATAGAGGAGGGTGACCTAAAAATACCGCAAGAATGCACCTCTTCTATAGTAGACAAACTCACAGAAGTTTACAATCCCAGTGTCATGCAGAGTCCAAACTTAGGTTTAAGAAGCAGTGAAGAGAGAAGTGAATTGAAAGAGGTATTGATTTATGATTTAGAGAAAGATTTGGAAGTTAACAATATAAAAGCACAAGAGCCAGCAGTTTTAGGAGGTGAAAGCACTGAAGCAAAGAATGAAAGTTTACCGTTTGAAGTGGTGACAGAAAAGTGGAATCAAATCACTGAAAATGAGTTTGATGAATCAAAGAGTCTTTCAGTAACGCAAAACAAAGAATTTAATACTAATGTTTCGGAGGAGCACAGTAATGTTTTACAGCAAGATGgcactgaaagaaaacagggtTGGCCCTCAGAACATATTCCACTAATCCAAATATCTGCTATTGAAGACTCCCCAGATATTAAACCAGCTGTGAGAGACCTAAATGAACTTTTTGTAATCCCAAAAATTGAAATAATGGAGTCTGAGCTCAAAGAATCCACTCTACCACTAACTATTTTGGCAACAAACAAGCAAGAATCTGAGCCTGTGATTTTGCAAAAACATGACGCAAGTCATGTGTCAGCAGTAATAATTCAAGAGCAGAGCATGGATGATTCTCCAAGTTTGTTACCCACGCAGAAAGGTATGCAGAGTGATTATGCCTTCTCGCCTACGGAGAAAGTAAAGGAAGTTGCGCAATTAGATGACAAGACAGAAATGTTTGAGCAGACACACAATGAAAGCAGTAAACAGCTCCCTCAGACGGATTTTGTAACAATTCCTGTTATAAGTGTTTCATGTACTGATGACAAGGAGGATATAAACACTAATGTCGCAGATACACCACAAGCATTTGACACTCCAACTGTGCCTCTTTTTGTGGTGCCACCGGTCTCTGTTACTTGTCACGAAAGTGATTCTCCACTGAGATTGTACACTCAAAGTgagacaacagaaacagaaacttcaGCTGTCATGCAAAGGGGAACAAAGCATGACGCTGACAATAATATGACCATTAAGCACGAAAGAACTCAAAATAGGAAACAGAACCAAGAAGAAGTGTCAGAAAATATaagtatgaaagaaaacacCCCCTCTATACTATATGAAGCTCTAATACCAAAGGTTGGTGACAATGGACCATcattcaataaaacaacagaagacattGTCCCTGAAATTTTGAAGATAAAACCCCTCAAAGACGCCAAGGTAGAGAATTCTTTGTCTTCTGAGGACCTTCAAAGAAACAGATCTGTTGAGAGACTCTGCTCCAAACCCCCAACACACCCATCCCTGAGTCCAGCCAGTCTCCGCAGATTCATGTCCAAAGCTGCTCCAGATTCAGACAATGATGCTGTGACGACTGTCCCTGTAATCACTGTGGGTGATAAAGCAGACGAAGATCTGAGTGGAGGCTCAACACCAACATCATCCCTCTCCTGTGAAAGCAGTCCTCGGCTGAAACGCAGAGACAGTCTGTCACTTATACGCTCTGCCACGCCTGAGGAGTTGGCCTCCGGAGCTCGTCGAAAAATCTTCATCCCAAAACCTAAAGAAGATGTAGAGGGAGCAGTGGTTAGTACGCTAGACACTCAAAGCAAGAAGGAGACCCCCTACTTGTCACCCAGCCAGGCTCGCAGAGCAGCACTACTTCAAGCTCCCACGGGACAAAATACCCCACCGATGGAGAGGCGCTCACCGCTGCTAAGCCGCAGAAAGGTCACTTTGGAGGTGCCAAAAGTTGTGGAGGAGACTCCCACAGAAGAGCCAGTCAGCACAAAGCAAGAGGAGAAACCAGCTGAAAAGAAGCTAGACCCTTTGAAAG CTCCACAGGTCATCCGTAAGATCAGAGGAGAGCCATTCCCAGATGCCTCTGGACACCTGAAGCTATGGTGCCAGTTCTTCAACGTTCTAAGTGACTCCACCATTAAGTGGTATAGAGATGAGGAGGAAATTCTAGAGGTGAAGAGAAG TGGAGGAGATGAAAGCCAAGTAGCCCTGGCTATTGTTCTAGCATCCAGCCAAGACTGTGGAGTATATGGCTGTTCAATCAATAATGAATATGGGACTGACACTACTGACTACCTGCTCAGCGCTGACA TTCTGTCTGAGATTCTGCTAAGAGATGATTTGGAag tTGGAGAGGAGATTGAGATGACCCCACTGCTGTTCACCAAGGGCCTGGCTGACACTGGCAACTGGGGTGAAAATTATTTTGGTCGCATCATGACAGAGGCGGCGAACATCGGGGAGGGTCGTGCTCACAAAGCCAGCAGAGTGAAGGTCATTTATGGCTTGGATCCAGTCTTTGAGTCTGGAAGCACCTGCATCATCAAAATTCAAAACCCCATAGCCTACGGGACCAAACAGGAGAGCAACCTTGCAGAGAGAAATCAAGAGATCACTAAGCAA GAATGCAAAGTCCAAAACGTGATTCGAGAATACTGTAAAATCTTTGCCGCTGAAGCAAGAGTTAATGAGAACTTTGGCTATTCACTAGA AGTGATCCCTCGGTATCTGATGTACCGCCCTGCAAACTCAGTGCCATACGCTACAGTGGAGGTTGATCTCGAGGGTGTCTTCGTCAAGTATTGTACGATGGATCCTAAAGGCAAGCTGATAACGCAAACAGTTTCTGAGGTGGAGCAGAAATGCAGCACCTTCCAGCACTGGATCCATCAGTGGACGCACGGCAACCTGTTGGTCACTGGGCTGGAGG GTGTTGAATCGAAGATTACAAATGTTAGAGTTGTGACCAAGTCAAAAGG ATACCAAGGACTAACGGAGCATGGCTCCCCTGAAGTATTCGAACAGTTCCTGACACACCATCAGTGCAACTACTACTGTGGACTTCTTGGTCTACACCCACTTAAGACTATGGATAGTCTGCAGCAGCCCAAGATAAAGGGTTCCAGGAGCCCCCTGCTCAACCGCAAGTTGGGCTCTGGCAGCccacagctgcagaaaaaaggacaaagccCTCAGATCTTAAGAAAGTCAAATTCTAGCCCAAAGGTGACTAGAAAAGTTCAAGAGACAGAGGACAGTAAAAATGGTGCCAAACCCAAGACAGCAGAAACTGCTGATGTTCTAGAAATTAGGTAG